CTTCCCCCTCATACATCCAGACACCATTCTTTTCTGCCCTTGTACGCCACAGAGGCACCTGTTCTGGTTTTGCAGGAAGGGTGTCGAACCAACTAGCTTTAATCACGATTTCAGCATCCAATTTCCCGCCCACAGACTGGTTATGGATAAGTTTCACAAATCGACGAAGAGCAACTTCCACAAGAGAGCGCATCTCATTCGCATCACGAATCATCTCTGCCACGTGATCATATGGGCCAGCCGGATGAGAGGAAGTCGGCGTTATGATGTTAGCATCGCTCAGATGACGAAAATCAATCGAGTAAACAGGAGACGGAAGCCAATTGATGGCGGCCCCGAGTTGCTGGACGCCTTCGATAGTCTGCAGATACTCGCAAAATTCGTCGATCATAATCTCCCCTCTATCCGTGAGTTTATACTGACTCCCCACAGAGTCGATCCATCCCCGTGATTCACCCTCAGCGAGCACCCGCGCAACTGTCGACCGGGAGGCCTCCGTCTGCTCTGTGAGAGCCTTGCTCGTCGTCGCCCCTTCTGTGAGCGCCTTGAACACCTCTACGCTGTGTTCCGAATTGGCGAAGACCTGAATCGCGTCCAGCGTAGAGGCTCTGGCGGATTGGTCTGGGGCCATGCGGAAGTCTACGCTCACGCAGTTGCTAATAATTTTCCAAGAGGGTAGGAATGTTTGCAGGGCCTTGGAAGATACTTATCGAATAGAATTATGGACTGGAGCACGCTATATGATATCAAGGCCCAAGAACGGGCTGAGAGAGGGAACTATCGAATGCGAGAGTCTCAATTCCGAGTTAGTTGAGCGGCAA
This region of Natrinema amylolyticum genomic DNA includes:
- a CDS encoding helix-turn-helix transcriptional regulator encodes the protein MAPDQSARASTLDAIQVFANSEHSVEVFKALTEGATTSKALTEQTEASRSTVARVLAEGESRGWIDSVGSQYKLTDRGEIMIDEFCEYLQTIEGVQQLGAAINWLPSPVYSIDFRHLSDANIITPTSSHPAGPYDHVAEMIRDANEMRSLVEVALRRFVKLIHNQSVGGKLDAEIVIKASWFDTLPAKPEQVPLWRTRAEKNGVWMYEGEVPINIHIFDESVAIWLGEEQGEEREVRGLLVTGNPTVVSWAESLYQDYRTEAKQVGPAILPKV